The proteins below are encoded in one region of bacterium:
- a CDS encoding dihydroorotate dehydrogenase — protein MTTNTIDTKVHLAGLELKNPVMVASGTFGYGREYAGFIDLNQLGAIVVKGVSVQPMAGNPPPRIVETPAGMLNSIGLQNVGLKTFISEKLPFLEEIDSLVIVNILGHTIDEYVTLASELSKHPRVDALEINISCPNVDKGGLAFGTDGEATFEVVQAVRKATHLPLITKLTPNVTSIALIARSAQEAGSDAISLINTVLGMAIDIHRRKPALARIVGGLSGPAIKPIALRMVWQVSQAVDIPIIGMGGIMSAEDAIEFLLAGASAVSIGTAQFVDPQIPIKVVKGIEEYMMRYQFHKIRDITGSLDVSL, from the coding sequence ATGACCACCAATACCATCGATACGAAAGTTCATCTGGCTGGCCTTGAGCTGAAAAATCCGGTTATGGTAGCTTCCGGAACCTTTGGCTATGGCCGGGAGTATGCCGGTTTCATCGACCTCAATCAGCTTGGGGCTATTGTGGTCAAAGGGGTGTCTGTTCAGCCGATGGCAGGAAATCCTCCACCCCGCATTGTCGAGACACCGGCTGGCATGCTGAATTCCATAGGATTGCAGAATGTCGGCCTGAAGACCTTCATCAGCGAGAAGCTGCCGTTTCTGGAGGAGATTGACAGCCTGGTCATCGTGAATATTCTGGGGCACACGATCGATGAATATGTGACTCTGGCCAGCGAGCTGTCAAAACACCCGCGGGTGGATGCCCTGGAGATCAATATCTCCTGCCCCAATGTTGACAAGGGAGGTCTTGCTTTCGGAACAGATGGGGAGGCCACGTTTGAGGTTGTGCAGGCTGTCCGGAAGGCAACTCATCTTCCCCTCATTACCAAGCTCACGCCCAATGTGACCAGTATCGCGCTGATTGCCCGCAGCGCTCAGGAAGCGGGCAGCGATGCCATTTCCCTGATCAACACGGTCCTTGGCATGGCCATCGATATTCACCGCCGAAAGCCGGCCCTGGCCAGAATCGTCGGCGGGCTCTCCGGCCCGGCCATTAAACCCATTGCCCTGCGGATGGTCTGGCAGGTATCGCAGGCGGTGGATATTCCCATCATCGGCATGGGCGGAATCATGAGCGCGGAGGATGCCATAGAATTTCTCCTGGCCGGAGCCAGTGCGGTTTCCATCGGCACCGCTCAATTTGTTGATCCGCAGATACCAATCAAAGTGGTCAAAGGGATCGAAGAATATATGATGAGGTATCAATTTCACAAGATCAGGGATATTACCGGAAGCCTCGATGTTTCATTATGA
- a CDS encoding segregation/condensation protein A, giving the protein MEEDTLNRENRGEENKNRKNQAIVSPVSSQSEYRVVLDIFEGPLDLLVHLIKKEKIDIYDISITKITDQYLAFLETMTILNLDVTSEFLVMAATLIYMKSQTLLTPKEPHEEEELEEQKKDLVDRLVEYQRYKEAAEFLCTMADEHSRIFFRPPLPDPEQGDSLSIGEAEIFDLVLAFRNILHAHQAEEPVIPLKIDEIDVKDKIQQILVFLRVYHHAHFEELLEGRYERHIIVVTFLALLEMAKTGIIRLRQAMPFGKISISVVPSE; this is encoded by the coding sequence ATGGAAGAAGACACCTTGAACAGGGAAAACAGGGGGGAGGAGAACAAGAACAGAAAAAATCAAGCCATAGTATCACCAGTATCATCCCAAAGCGAGTACCGGGTGGTTCTGGACATTTTCGAAGGGCCGCTGGACCTTCTGGTGCATCTCATCAAAAAGGAAAAAATCGACATTTACGATATTTCCATTACCAAAATCACTGATCAGTACCTTGCTTTTCTCGAAACCATGACTATCCTGAACCTTGATGTCACCAGCGAGTTTCTGGTCATGGCAGCTACCCTGATCTACATGAAGTCGCAGACTCTGCTGACCCCGAAAGAGCCTCATGAGGAGGAGGAACTTGAGGAACAGAAAAAAGACCTGGTTGACCGGCTGGTGGAGTACCAGCGATATAAAGAGGCTGCTGAATTCCTCTGCACCATGGCTGATGAGCACAGCAGGATTTTCTTCCGCCCTCCCCTGCCGGACCCGGAGCAGGGAGATTCGCTCTCCATCGGCGAGGCAGAGATATTCGACCTCGTTCTGGCTTTCCGGAACATCCTCCATGCGCACCAGGCAGAAGAGCCGGTTATTCCGCTGAAGATCGACGAGATTGACGTCAAGGACAAGATACAGCAGATTCTGGTATTCCTGCGGGTATATCACCATGCACACTTTGAAGAGCTCCTCGAAGGGAGATATGAAAGGCATATCATCGTTGTCACCTTTCTCGCGCTCCTCGAAATGGCAAAAACGGGAATTATCCGCCTGCGGCAGGCAATGCCCTTCGGAAAGATATCAATATCGGTCGTTCCTTCGGAATAA
- a CDS encoding dihydroorotate dehydrogenase electron transfer subunit, translating to MTTEVIENVRISGQYYRLTLACAEIANQASAGQFVMIRVHQGLDPLLRRPFSIHRLWDSRRHRPSPDSGSDRPQGIQILFRLAGKGTAYLASLSTGAKIDVIGPLGHGFQLEKPVLHPVLIAGGIGIAPLLFLADQLRVVSGQWPVVSKEKTGDRSQESGVRSQEKNKLQATSLMESPLFQPRLFLGGKSAEDILCQEDFRKQGFSLSISTEDGSLGHKGLITEPLCAYLEQVTRISSGIEPVLFACGPLPLMSRVIEIARHYHLSCQVSLEQRMACGVGACMGCVVELEEGDNSHQYRRVCTEGPVFEILIKN from the coding sequence ATGACAACCGAAGTTATTGAAAACGTCCGGATATCAGGCCAATACTATCGGCTTACCCTGGCTTGCGCCGAAATAGCCAATCAGGCATCTGCCGGACAATTTGTCATGATCAGGGTGCATCAGGGCCTGGATCCCCTGCTGCGCCGCCCCTTTTCCATCCACCGGCTGTGGGACTCCCGCCGGCACAGGCCATCCCCGGATTCCGGAAGCGACCGCCCGCAAGGCATCCAGATACTGTTTCGCCTGGCAGGGAAAGGAACAGCGTATCTGGCCTCGCTGTCCACAGGAGCGAAAATCGATGTTATTGGTCCGCTCGGCCACGGTTTTCAGCTTGAAAAGCCGGTTCTGCACCCTGTTTTGATTGCCGGGGGAATCGGGATTGCTCCTTTGCTTTTCCTGGCTGATCAATTAAGAGTGGTCAGTGGTCAGTGGCCAGTGGTCAGTAAAGAGAAGACAGGAGACAGAAGCCAGGAGTCAGGAGTCAGGAGTCAGGAGAAAAACAAACTGCAAGCGACGTCATTGATGGAAAGTCCATTATTCCAGCCCCGGCTGTTCCTTGGGGGAAAAAGTGCCGAGGACATTCTCTGTCAGGAGGATTTTCGGAAACAGGGCTTTTCTCTCTCCATCTCCACTGAAGACGGGTCCCTGGGGCATAAGGGGCTGATCACGGAACCCTTGTGCGCATATCTGGAGCAGGTGACCCGGATTTCGTCCGGGATTGAACCTGTTCTTTTTGCCTGCGGTCCCCTCCCCCTGATGTCCAGGGTAATTGAAATTGCCCGGCACTATCATCTGAGCTGCCAGGTTTCCCTGGAGCAAAGAATGGCCTGCGGAGTTGGTGCCTGCATGGGATGTGTGGTAGAATTGGAAGAAGGCGATAATTCGCATCAATACCGAAGGGTCTGCACGGAAGGCCCGGTTTTTGAGATACTCATAAAGAATTAA